A stretch of the Marinobacter sp. JH2 genome encodes the following:
- a CDS encoding DUF2288 domain-containing protein, which yields MSSPDELKAKLNLETSRIHWHELQTYYARGHVVRVESELDLLDVAAQLTADNKAQFEQWLARSLVGDVSPDLARAWYEKNSELWAVVVAPWVLVQDRSASKLH from the coding sequence ATGTCATCGCCGGACGAATTGAAAGCCAAACTCAATCTGGAAACCTCTCGGATTCATTGGCATGAACTACAGACGTATTACGCCCGGGGCCACGTTGTACGTGTAGAGTCAGAGCTGGATCTTCTCGACGTGGCGGCGCAGCTTACTGCGGATAACAAGGCGCAGTTTGAACAATGGTTGGCCCGCAGTTTGGTCGGCGATGTGTCGCCGGATCTTGCCCGCGCTTGGTACGAAAAAAACAGCGAGCTCTGGGCCGTTGTGGTTGCACCTTGGGTACTGGTACAGGATCGCTCCGCGAGCAAACTCCACTAA
- a CDS encoding response regulator, with translation MPYEENDLNKVLYVEDDADIRAIAELALQDVGGFSARLCSSGAEAVEAAPDFQPDLILLDVMMPEMDGPETLKALRKIEATQTTPVIFMTARIQRTEIDEYLSLGALGVIPKPFDPMTLADEIRRIYQELA, from the coding sequence ATGCCGTATGAGGAAAACGATTTGAACAAAGTGTTATACGTGGAAGATGATGCCGACATTCGAGCCATCGCGGAGTTGGCGTTGCAGGACGTGGGAGGTTTTTCCGCCAGGCTTTGTAGTTCCGGCGCGGAAGCCGTTGAGGCTGCGCCGGATTTTCAGCCGGATTTGATCCTTTTGGATGTGATGATGCCGGAAATGGACGGCCCCGAGACCTTGAAGGCATTGCGCAAGATTGAGGCAACTCAAACGACGCCGGTTATTTTCATGACCGCCCGGATCCAGCGAACGGAGATTGATGAATATCTGTCGCTGGGGGCGCTGGGGGTTATCCCGAAACCGTTTGACCCGATGACGTTGGCCGATGAAATACGGCGAATATACCAAGAGCTTGCCTGA